A portion of the Verrucomicrobiota bacterium genome contains these proteins:
- a CDS encoding methyltransferase domain-containing protein codes for MPGISLETTTERLTVYAARWLKEALRSGAYAVDATVGNGYDTLFLAHEVGPAGRVLGFDVQKVALTNATEMLRFAGLLNRVTLVLASHEDLKYYLPPGQQVAAGMFNLGYLPRGDRRITTRPESTLTALAALVPRLEPTGRVTLLSYRGHLGGEGEYQALATAFTQDTALDVTEVAGAASPEDGPRLFLVRRR; via the coding sequence TTCTCTGGAAACAACGACGGAGCGCCTGACGGTCTATGCGGCCCGTTGGCTAAAGGAGGCATTACGGTCAGGGGCCTATGCGGTCGACGCCACGGTGGGGAACGGTTACGATACCCTGTTTCTGGCGCATGAGGTAGGGCCCGCGGGACGTGTGCTGGGGTTTGATGTACAGAAGGTCGCGCTGACCAACGCGACCGAGATGCTCCGGTTCGCAGGTTTGTTGAACCGCGTCACGCTGGTGCTGGCCTCCCATGAGGATCTCAAGTATTACCTGCCTCCGGGACAGCAAGTCGCGGCAGGCATGTTCAACCTCGGTTACCTGCCCCGCGGCGACCGGCGGATCACTACGCGGCCGGAGAGCACCTTGACGGCCTTGGCCGCCCTCGTACCGCGCCTTGAACCCACCGGCCGGGTGACCCTGCTTTCGTACCGAGGACATCTCGGCGGCGAAGGGGAATACCAGGCTCTGGCAACTGCTTTCACCCAGGACACGGCGCTAGACGTCACCGAAGTCGCCGGGGCGGCTTCGCCCGAAGACGGCCCGCGCCTCTTTCTGGTCCGGCGACGGTAG